Proteins found in one Rhodobacteraceae bacterium D3-12 genomic segment:
- the cobW gene encoding cobalamin biosynthesis protein CobW: MPAKTPATIVTGFLGAGKTTLIRHMLENAGGRRIALIINEFGDLGVDGDLLKGCGDETCAEDDIMELSNGCICCTVADDFIPTMETLLARENAPDHIVIETSGLALPQPLVRAFNWPGISTRVTVDGVVTVVDGKAVNEGLFAASLAAIEAQRAADDNLDHDTPLSELFEDQLACADMIVVNKSDLLSAPELETTTSGIKSSARAGVQVVQSSMGALPVDVLLGQGIGAEADLDARHEVHHHHHHDDDHDHHNGHDDDHTHTHTHEHAHEHGHPHAHSHGHDDFESFVITRPEIADATAFAEQIADTIRTHSILRLKGFAAVAGKPMRLTIQAVGPRVDTYFDQPFAPGAPRETRLVVIGHSGLDRAAIEQALGA; encoded by the coding sequence ATGCCCGCCAAGACACCCGCAACCATCGTCACCGGCTTTCTCGGCGCCGGGAAAACCACGCTGATCCGCCACATGCTCGAAAACGCCGGTGGCCGGCGCATTGCGCTCATCATCAATGAATTCGGCGACCTTGGTGTTGATGGCGACCTGCTCAAGGGCTGCGGTGATGAAACCTGCGCCGAAGACGACATCATGGAGCTCTCCAACGGCTGTATCTGCTGCACCGTCGCCGATGATTTCATCCCGACGATGGAAACGCTGCTGGCCCGCGAAAATGCGCCCGATCATATCGTGATCGAAACCTCCGGCCTCGCCCTGCCGCAACCGCTTGTGCGCGCCTTCAACTGGCCCGGCATCTCGACCCGCGTGACCGTTGATGGCGTTGTGACGGTGGTCGATGGCAAGGCGGTGAACGAAGGCCTCTTTGCCGCAAGCCTCGCCGCGATCGAGGCCCAGCGCGCAGCGGATGACAATCTCGACCACGACACGCCCCTCTCTGAATTGTTCGAAGATCAACTCGCCTGCGCCGATATGATTGTGGTCAATAAATCCGACCTGCTCAGCGCACCAGAGCTTGAAACCACCACCTCCGGCATCAAATCCTCGGCCCGCGCCGGGGTGCAGGTGGTGCAATCCAGCATGGGCGCCCTGCCCGTCGATGTGCTCCTCGGCCAAGGCATCGGTGCCGAAGCCGACCTCGACGCCCGCCACGAGGTCCACCACCATCATCACCACGATGATGACCACGACCATCATAACGGCCACGATGACGACCATACCCACACCCACACCCACGAACACGCGCATGAACACGGTCACCCCCACGCGCACTCCCACGGGCACGACGACTTCGAAAGCTTCGTCATCACCCGCCCCGAAATCGCCGATGCCACCGCCTTCGCCGAACAAATCGCCGATACAATCCGCACCCACTCCATCCTGCGCCTCAAAGGGTTCGCCGCCGTCGCCGGAAAACCCATGCGCCTCACCATTCAGGCGGTCGGCCCCCGCGTCGATACCTACTTCGACCAACCCTTCGCCCCCGGCGCGCCCCGCGAAACCCGCCTTGTGGTGATCGGCCACAGCGGCCTCGACCGCGCCGCGATTGAACAGGCGCTCGGCGCATGA
- the smc gene encoding chromosome segregation protein SMC → MRFSKIRLTGFKSFVDPTELLIADGLTGVVGPNGCGKSNLLEALRWVMGENRPTAMRGGGMEDVIFAGAATRPARNFAEVALMIDNSERLAPAGFNDSDVLEIVRRITRDVGSAYKTNSKDVRARDVQMLFADASTGAHSPALVRQGQISELINAKPKNRRRILEEAAGISGLYQRRHEAELKLKGAESNLLRVDDVIEQLAAQLQQLARQARQAARYRAIGEELRRAEGLLLYRRWKEADEARAKADEELRNRVTAAAQAESAARAAAKARQGFEDALPPLREEEAIAAAVLQRLQVQRDTLNDQESRALEAIATLERRISQLGADMEREAGLNRDAGETIERLEWEARELAKAGEGHEAKLEAAAEAAREAAQVLGEREGDLAQLTEDVARLAARHQSAHRLLDDSRKTMERGEAEAGKAKAAMGEAEAALSKAQGDYELARTAETEAEAAAEAAEEALAAAEVARAETQAREADARGERSEAEGEVNALSAEATALAKLVQRDTAEGGQILDRLQVEQGYEKALGAALADDLRAPEVEEDGPSGWTQLPGYKAPNALPEGADALTNHVSVPEVLVRRMGQIGLVDAEDGPRLQAALQPGQRLVTLEGDLWRWDGYRAWAEDAPSAAALRLQQLNRLEALKQQMEVANARAMGAKQAHEALTRQLTEQSEADRAARDARRAADARMNEAARALSRAEADRNLAESRRESSGLAVARHEEEAMGARKQLVEAERAVADLGDLDAARAEVEDVKMTVEAARMTMMSRRSAHDELRREGEARTRRSQEVTKEVSGWKHRLETAEKRTAELAERKTASEAELKEATAAPAEIAAKREELSDAIDEAEARRKKAADALAEAENALRDGVGEERDAERAASEAREARARSEARMDAAKETVAYAEERIAEEQECSPAELLQSLEADPEKMPASEAIEADVNRLKRQRDALGAVNLRAEEDAKEVEEEHDGLVKEKTDLEEAIRTLRNGIASLNREGRERLLTAFEQVNGNFSLLFKHLFGGGEANLVLVESDDPLEAGLEIMCQPPGKKLATLSLLSGGEQTLTAMALIFAVFLANPAPICVLDEVDAPLDDANVTRFCDLLDEMCRQTDTRFLIITHHAVTMARMDRLFGVTMQEQGVSQLVSVDLKKAEQMVA, encoded by the coding sequence TTGCGTTTTTCCAAGATCAGACTGACCGGGTTCAAGAGTTTCGTCGATCCGACGGAGCTTTTGATTGCTGATGGTTTGACCGGCGTTGTCGGGCCGAATGGCTGTGGCAAGTCGAACCTGCTTGAGGCTCTGCGCTGGGTGATGGGGGAGAACCGGCCGACGGCGATGCGCGGCGGCGGCATGGAGGATGTGATCTTTGCCGGGGCCGCCACGCGACCGGCACGGAATTTCGCCGAAGTCGCGTTGATGATCGACAACTCCGAGCGGCTGGCTCCGGCGGGGTTCAACGACAGTGATGTGTTGGAGATCGTGCGGCGGATCACGCGGGACGTGGGCAGCGCGTATAAGACCAACTCGAAAGACGTGCGGGCGCGTGATGTTCAGATGCTGTTTGCCGATGCCTCGACAGGGGCGCATTCGCCGGCGTTGGTGCGGCAGGGGCAGATCAGCGAGTTGATCAACGCCAAGCCCAAGAACCGGCGGCGCATTCTGGAAGAGGCCGCCGGGATCAGTGGTTTGTATCAGCGCCGCCATGAGGCGGAGTTGAAGTTGAAGGGGGCCGAGAGCAACCTGCTTCGGGTCGATGATGTGATCGAGCAATTGGCGGCGCAGTTGCAGCAATTGGCGCGACAGGCGCGGCAGGCGGCGCGGTATCGCGCGATCGGAGAAGAGCTTCGCCGGGCCGAGGGTTTGTTGCTTTATCGTCGCTGGAAAGAGGCAGACGAGGCGCGGGCCAAAGCGGATGAGGAATTGCGCAACCGGGTGACAGCGGCGGCGCAGGCCGAGAGCGCGGCGCGGGCCGCTGCCAAGGCGCGGCAGGGGTTCGAAGATGCGCTGCCGCCACTGCGCGAGGAAGAGGCGATTGCAGCGGCCGTGTTGCAGCGCCTGCAAGTGCAGCGTGACACGCTGAACGATCAGGAAAGCCGCGCGCTCGAGGCGATTGCCACGCTGGAGCGGCGGATTTCGCAATTGGGCGCGGATATGGAGCGCGAGGCCGGGTTGAACCGCGATGCCGGTGAAACCATCGAGCGGCTGGAATGGGAAGCACGCGAGCTGGCCAAGGCCGGTGAGGGGCATGAGGCCAAGCTGGAGGCTGCTGCGGAAGCGGCGCGGGAAGCGGCGCAGGTTCTGGGCGAGCGCGAGGGCGATCTGGCGCAGTTGACCGAGGATGTGGCGCGGCTTGCGGCGCGGCACCAGTCGGCGCACCGCCTTTTGGATGACAGCCGCAAGACGATGGAGCGCGGCGAGGCCGAAGCGGGTAAGGCCAAGGCGGCGATGGGCGAGGCCGAGGCGGCGCTGTCCAAGGCGCAGGGCGATTACGAGCTTGCGCGGACAGCCGAGACCGAGGCCGAAGCCGCAGCGGAGGCCGCCGAAGAGGCGCTCGCTGCAGCCGAGGTGGCACGGGCCGAAACGCAGGCCCGCGAGGCGGATGCACGCGGTGAGCGCAGCGAGGCCGAGGGCGAGGTCAATGCGCTCTCTGCCGAGGCGACCGCGCTGGCCAAGCTGGTGCAGCGCGACACCGCCGAGGGCGGGCAGATCCTTGACCGGTTACAGGTTGAGCAGGGCTATGAGAAGGCGCTGGGCGCGGCCTTGGCCGATGATCTGCGCGCGCCGGAAGTGGAAGAGGACGGGCCGTCGGGCTGGACGCAATTGCCCGGCTACAAGGCGCCCAACGCGCTGCCCGAGGGGGCGGATGCGCTGACCAATCACGTGTCGGTGCCCGAGGTTCTGGTGCGGCGGATGGGGCAGATCGGCCTTGTCGATGCCGAGGACGGGCCGCGTTTGCAGGCCGCGTTGCAACCGGGTCAGCGGCTGGTCACGCTGGAAGGGGATTTGTGGCGCTGGGACGGGTATCGCGCTTGGGCCGAGGATGCGCCAAGTGCGGCGGCATTGCGGTTGCAACAGCTCAACCGGCTGGAAGCGTTGAAGCAGCAGATGGAAGTCGCCAACGCCCGCGCGATGGGCGCAAAGCAGGCGCATGAGGCGTTGACGCGCCAGTTGACCGAGCAATCAGAGGCCGACCGCGCCGCAAGGGACGCCCGCCGCGCCGCAGATGCGCGGATGAACGAGGCGGCGCGTGCGTTGAGCCGGGCCGAGGCGGATCGCAATCTGGCGGAGTCGCGGCGCGAATCCTCTGGTCTTGCCGTGGCGCGCCACGAAGAAGAGGCGATGGGCGCGCGCAAGCAGTTGGTTGAAGCCGAGCGGGCGGTGGCCGACCTTGGCGATCTGGACGCGGCGCGGGCCGAGGTTGAGGACGTCAAAATGACGGTCGAGGCGGCGCGGATGACGATGATGTCACGCCGCTCGGCCCATGACGAGCTGCGCCGGGAAGGCGAGGCGCGCACGCGGCGCTCTCAGGAAGTGACCAAGGAGGTGTCCGGCTGGAAGCACCGGTTGGAGACTGCCGAGAAGCGCACGGCGGAATTGGCCGAACGCAAGACCGCCTCGGAAGCCGAGTTGAAAGAGGCGACGGCGGCCCCGGCAGAGATTGCCGCCAAGCGCGAAGAACTGAGCGACGCGATTGACGAGGCCGAGGCGCGGCGCAAAAAGGCCGCCGATGCTCTGGCCGAGGCGGAAAACGCGTTGCGCGACGGGGTTGGCGAAGAGCGCGACGCGGAGCGTGCCGCAAGCGAGGCGCGCGAGGCGCGGGCGCGGTCCGAAGCGCGGATGGACGCGGCGAAAGAGACGGTCGCCTATGCCGAGGAGCGCATCGCCGAGGAGCAGGAATGTTCGCCCGCGGAGCTGCTTCAGTCGCTGGAAGCGGACCCCGAGAAGATGCCCGCGTCAGAGGCGATCGAAGCGGATGTGAACCGGTTGAAACGGCAGCGCGATGCGCTGGGCGCGGTGAACCTGAGGGCCGAGGAAGACGCCAAAGAGGTCGAGGAAGAGCACGACGGTTTGGTCAAGGAAAAGACCGACCTTGAGGAAGCGATCCGCACCTTGCGCAACGGCATTGCCAGTTTGAACCGCGAGGGGCGCGAGCGGCTGTTGACGGCGTTTGAACAGGTGAACGGCAACTTTTCCCTATTGTTCAAGCATCTGTTTGGCGGCGGCGAGGCGAACCTTGTGTTGGTGGAAAGCGATGATCCGCTGGAAGCCGGGCTTGAGATCATGTGCCAGCCACCGGGCAAGAAGCTGGCCACGCTGAGCCTGTTGTCGGGGGGCGAACAGACGCTGACTGCGATGGCATTGATTTTCGCGGTGTTTCTGGCCAATCCGGCACCGATCTGTGTGCTCGACGAGGTTGATGCGCCGTTGGATGATGCCAACGTGACGCGGTTTTGTGATCTGCTGGACGAGATGTGCCGCCAGACCGACACGCGGTTTTTGATCATCACCCACCACGCGGTGACGATGGCGCGGATGGACCGGCTGTTTGGCGTCACGATGCAAGAGCAGGGCGTGAGCCAATTGGTGAGCGTTGACCTTAAGAAGGCCGAGCAGATGGTGGCCTGA
- a CDS encoding LysR family transcriptional regulator: protein MDRLTEMEAFATVVDQGGFTDAAKKMGISKSAVSKHVSSLEARLGARLLNRTTRRVSPTEIGLAYYDRARRVLNDAGEADALVSSMQSDPSGLLRISVATDFGVNHLSPVLGEFLAEFPDITVNMVLNNRYVELISEGFDMAIRIGELEDSTLRARKLTDTTKRMIASPKYFERYGRPDKIDDLNEHKLLHYSSQSAGNVWKLTAPSGEKRQVRTAGWLSVNDGQSLLNAAISGLGIAYLPSFLYADAMKTGLVEDVIPELPVETQGIYAVYPPGRFTQPKVRAFIDFLVHSFGEKGPNDW from the coding sequence ATGGATCGTCTGACCGAAATGGAGGCTTTTGCCACCGTCGTGGACCAAGGCGGCTTTACGGACGCTGCGAAGAAGATGGGGATTTCGAAATCCGCCGTCTCCAAGCACGTCTCGTCGCTGGAAGCACGACTGGGCGCGCGTTTGCTGAACCGCACAACGCGCCGGGTGAGCCCCACTGAGATCGGGCTGGCGTATTACGACCGTGCGCGCCGCGTGTTGAATGATGCGGGCGAGGCGGATGCGCTTGTTTCATCAATGCAGAGTGACCCGTCAGGGTTGCTGAGGATCAGCGTGGCGACCGATTTCGGGGTCAATCATCTGAGCCCGGTGCTGGGCGAGTTTCTGGCGGAATTCCCGGATATTACGGTCAATATGGTGTTGAACAACCGCTATGTTGAGTTGATCTCGGAAGGGTTCGACATGGCCATTCGGATTGGTGAGCTGGAAGACAGCACGCTGCGCGCCCGCAAGTTGACCGATACGACGAAGCGGATGATCGCCAGCCCGAAATATTTCGAGCGTTATGGCCGCCCGGATAAGATTGACGATCTGAACGAACACAAGCTTTTGCATTATTCGAGCCAGTCGGCCGGGAATGTCTGGAAGCTGACTGCGCCGTCGGGCGAGAAGCGCCAAGTGCGCACCGCCGGGTGGCTGAGTGTGAACGACGGGCAGAGCCTGCTCAATGCTGCGATTTCGGGGCTGGGCATCGCGTATCTGCCGAGCTTTCTTTACGCTGATGCGATGAAAACGGGCCTTGTTGAGGATGTGATCCCCGAGCTGCCGGTTGAAACGCAGGGCATCTATGCGGTCTATCCGCCGGGCCGGTTTACCCAGCCCAAAGTGCGCGCCTTTATCGACTTTCTGGTGCATTCCTTTGGCGAAAAAGGGCCGAACGACTGGTAA
- the cobN gene encoding cobaltochelatase subunit CobN, with protein sequence MHLLAATPGQIDDGKEPVDLGQTPADLIFISAADTELAALSEARSEMTAPPSLRLANLTHLQHPMSVDLHLDNTATKSRMVVARVLGGMGYWRYGVEQYAARCHEAGVPLVLLPGDDKPDDELRGLSTISNADYDALWAYLVEGGPQNATRFLAYAAAMLSNGEKPGPASPLLRAGVYWPGAGVADLSAARENWVADAPVVPVIFYRALVQGAGLNPVNRLTRALLRAGLNPLPIFVASLKDPVSVATLDHLFTQTQPAVILNATAFATGSPHADDATTNNPLAMPSANGAPIFQTVFAGTTEEAWRDGLTGLSARDIAMNVALPEVDGRVLTRAISFKGEAFFDEATQCPIATYRAQGDRIDFVAQLTANWAALRSTANGDRRVALVLANYPNKDGRLANGVGLDTPAATIHALNLLADNGYRVLNAPADSNALMQAILAGPTNWLTDRATRSGGVQMSMADYQIDYAQLPWPLREAIETRWGKPEQDPFYTEGSVDCGHFSLSVLQYGNVVVGIQPARGYNIDPTDTYHSPDLVPPHNYLAFYFWLRHQFRANAIVHMGKHGNLEWLPGKALALSQECWPEATLGPTPHIYPFIVNDPGEGTQAKRRAQAVIIDHLTPPLTRAETYGPLRDLEALVDEYYEAAGVDPRRIDHLRREILTLTATTGIDQDVGMTGTDEDTDLAKLDAYLCELKEAQIRDGLHIFGQSPTGEQERDLLIALTRVPRGDGTGADASLIRALAADLGLDFDPLDAEMSAPWTGPRPAALENLPDAWRSTGDTIERLETLAIALLNDTLRDGGRGDVPDPAPGRASPPGPASLAVLHTIANHIRPTLRSCGPAEGTGLLTALAGQFVAPAPSGAPTRGRLDTLPTGRNFYSVDSRAVPTPTAWALGWKSAGLLIEKHLQTHGDWPRAMLLTAWGTANMRTGGDDIAQALALMGVKPKWDSANRRVTGFEIIPHSLLGRPRVDVTLRISGFFRDAFPQLISLFDSAARAVQALDEPAEVNPAANAAPGPRIFGSKPGAYGAGLQAMIDERLWSDKADLAEAYLEWGSYAYGANLDGKRDRPGFESRLRNTDAIVQNQDNREHDILDSDDYYQFEGGAAAAVSTLKGASVPLYHNDHSRPERPLIRTLDDEIARVVRSRVVNPKWIEGIKRHGYKGAFEIAASVDYLFAFAATTGAVKNHHFDMVEAAFLEDDDTRQFIADHNAPALRDIAERLQEAIDRGLWQPRSNSARARISALLS encoded by the coding sequence ATGCACCTCCTCGCCGCCACCCCCGGACAGATCGACGATGGCAAAGAACCGGTAGACCTCGGCCAAACCCCGGCTGACCTGATCTTCATCTCGGCGGCCGATACCGAACTCGCCGCCCTCTCCGAAGCCCGCTCCGAAATGACCGCGCCGCCTTCCCTGCGCCTCGCCAATCTCACCCACCTGCAACACCCGATGTCGGTCGATCTCCACCTCGACAACACCGCCACCAAATCTCGCATGGTCGTGGCGCGGGTGCTCGGTGGCATGGGCTATTGGCGCTACGGCGTCGAACAATACGCCGCCCGCTGTCACGAGGCCGGTGTCCCGCTGGTGCTGCTGCCCGGCGATGACAAACCCGATGACGAACTGCGCGGCCTCTCCACCATCTCGAACGCGGACTATGACGCGCTCTGGGCCTACCTCGTCGAAGGCGGCCCGCAGAATGCCACCCGCTTCCTCGCCTATGCCGCGGCCATGCTCTCGAACGGCGAAAAACCCGGCCCCGCCTCACCGCTCTTGCGCGCCGGCGTCTATTGGCCCGGCGCTGGCGTTGCCGACCTCTCCGCCGCTCGGGAAAACTGGGTTGCAGACGCCCCCGTGGTGCCGGTCATCTTCTACCGCGCTCTGGTGCAAGGGGCGGGCCTCAACCCGGTCAACCGCCTCACCCGTGCGCTCCTGCGTGCCGGTCTCAACCCGCTGCCGATCTTCGTTGCATCGCTCAAAGACCCGGTCTCGGTTGCCACCCTCGACCACCTCTTTACCCAGACGCAACCGGCGGTGATCCTCAACGCCACCGCCTTCGCCACCGGCTCGCCCCATGCCGATGACGCCACAACCAACAACCCTCTGGCGATGCCCTCGGCCAATGGCGCACCGATCTTCCAAACCGTGTTCGCCGGCACCACAGAAGAGGCATGGCGCGACGGGCTCACCGGCCTCTCGGCCCGTGACATCGCAATGAATGTCGCCCTGCCCGAAGTCGATGGCCGCGTCCTGACCCGTGCCATCAGCTTCAAGGGCGAAGCCTTTTTTGACGAGGCCACCCAATGCCCCATCGCCACCTACCGCGCCCAAGGTGACCGGATTGATTTCGTCGCCCAACTCACCGCCAATTGGGCCGCCCTGCGCAGCACGGCCAACGGCGATCGCCGCGTCGCTCTGGTGCTGGCCAACTATCCCAACAAGGACGGGCGGCTGGCCAATGGCGTCGGCCTCGACACGCCCGCCGCCACGATCCACGCGCTCAATCTGCTGGCCGACAATGGCTACCGTGTCCTGAACGCGCCCGCCGACAGCAACGCCCTGATGCAAGCGATCCTCGCCGGGCCAACCAATTGGCTCACCGACCGCGCCACGCGCTCTGGCGGCGTGCAAATGTCGATGGCCGACTATCAAATCGACTACGCCCAACTGCCTTGGCCCCTGCGCGAAGCCATCGAAACCCGCTGGGGCAAACCGGAACAAGACCCGTTTTACACCGAAGGCTCGGTCGATTGCGGGCACTTCTCCCTCTCGGTTCTGCAATACGGCAATGTGGTGGTCGGCATCCAACCGGCGCGCGGCTACAACATCGACCCGACCGACACCTACCATTCGCCCGACCTCGTGCCGCCGCATAACTACCTCGCGTTCTACTTCTGGCTGCGGCATCAGTTCCGCGCCAATGCGATCGTGCATATGGGCAAACACGGCAACCTCGAATGGCTCCCGGGCAAGGCTCTCGCCCTGTCGCAAGAGTGCTGGCCCGAAGCCACCCTCGGCCCGACGCCGCATATCTACCCGTTCATCGTCAATGACCCCGGCGAAGGCACGCAGGCCAAACGCCGCGCCCAAGCGGTCATCATCGACCACCTGACACCGCCCCTCACCCGCGCCGAAACCTACGGACCGCTGCGCGACCTCGAAGCGCTGGTTGATGAGTATTACGAGGCCGCAGGCGTCGATCCCCGCCGTATCGACCACCTGCGCCGCGAGATCCTGACCCTGACCGCAACCACCGGCATTGACCAAGACGTCGGCATGACCGGCACGGATGAGGACACAGACCTCGCCAAACTCGACGCCTACCTCTGTGAATTGAAAGAGGCGCAAATCCGCGACGGTCTGCACATCTTCGGCCAATCGCCAACGGGCGAACAGGAACGCGACCTGCTCATCGCCCTCACGCGCGTGCCGCGCGGCGATGGCACCGGTGCGGATGCGTCTTTGATCCGTGCGCTGGCGGCTGACCTCGGGCTCGATTTCGACCCGCTCGATGCTGAGATGTCCGCGCCATGGACAGGCCCGCGCCCCGCCGCTCTCGAAAACCTGCCCGATGCGTGGCGCTCAACCGGCGACACGATTGAGCGGCTCGAAACCCTCGCAATCGCACTCCTGAATGACACACTACGGGACGGCGGGCGGGGCGATGTCCCGGACCCCGCTCCGGGACGAGCGTCGCCCCCCGGCCCCGCCTCCCTCGCCGTTTTGCACACCATCGCAAACCACATCCGCCCCACCCTGCGCTCTTGCGGCCCGGCAGAAGGCACGGGCCTCCTCACCGCCCTTGCAGGGCAATTCGTCGCCCCGGCGCCATCCGGCGCGCCCACCCGCGGGCGGCTCGACACATTGCCAACCGGGCGCAATTTCTACTCGGTCGACAGCCGCGCCGTGCCCACGCCCACCGCTTGGGCATTGGGCTGGAAATCCGCTGGCTTGCTGATCGAAAAACACCTGCAGACGCATGGCGATTGGCCGCGCGCCATGCTGCTCACCGCGTGGGGCACCGCCAATATGCGCACCGGCGGCGATGACATCGCCCAAGCGCTCGCCCTCATGGGCGTCAAACCGAAATGGGACAGCGCCAACCGCCGCGTCACCGGGTTCGAGATCATCCCACACTCCCTGTTGGGCCGCCCCCGCGTCGATGTAACCTTGCGCATTTCCGGCTTTTTCCGCGATGCCTTCCCGCAACTGATCTCCCTGTTCGACAGCGCCGCCCGCGCCGTGCAGGCCTTGGATGAACCAGCCGAGGTCAACCCCGCCGCCAACGCCGCTCCCGGCCCGCGCATCTTCGGCTCCAAACCCGGCGCTTACGGCGCAGGGCTGCAAGCGATGATCGACGAACGCCTCTGGTCCGACAAGGCCGATCTGGCCGAGGCCTATCTCGAATGGGGCTCCTACGCTTACGGCGCAAACCTCGACGGCAAACGCGACCGCCCCGGTTTCGAATCGCGCCTGCGCAACACCGACGCCATCGTGCAAAATCAGGACAATCGCGAACACGACATCCTCGACAGCGACGATTACTACCAATTCGAAGGCGGCGCAGCGGCGGCCGTCTCTACCCTAAAAGGCGCTTCCGTGCCGCTCTATCATAACGACCATTCCCGCCCGGAACGCCCGCTCATCCGCACGCTGGATGATGAAATCGCCCGCGTCGTGCGCTCCCGCGTGGTCAACCCGAAATGGATCGAAGGTATCAAACGCCACGGCTACAAAGGCGCCTTTGAAATCGCCGCCTCGGTCGACTATCTCTTCGCCTTTGCCGCCACCACAGGCGCGGTCAAAAACCACCACTTCGACATGGTCGAAGCGGCATTCCTTGAAGACGACGACACCCGCCAGTTCATCGCCGACCATAACGCCCCGGCCCTACGAGACATCGCTGAACGCCTGCAAGAGGCGATTGACCGGGGCCTCTGGCAACCCCGCTCCAACTCGGCCCGCGCCCGGATTTCGGCCTTGCTCTCCTAA
- a CDS encoding HupE/UreJ family protein, with protein sequence MKKLLIATAATTLAATPALAHHPLGGLPMETFSHGLMSGIGHPVLGFDHLFFVALMGVAALFTGVKRLAPAAYILAMMAGVLIVSFGGAVPMVETVIAISLLALGGIVLSGRAMSLPLAAVVFAGFGLFHGAAFGGPIAEQEAAMGSGVLIGYLIGLAVIQYAIALAAGWIAETLFNATEATAVNARLAGAMVAGVGVFLTLEVVEGPILSALFGV encoded by the coding sequence ATGAAAAAACTTCTGATCGCGACCGCCGCGACCACGCTCGCCGCGACTCCCGCATTGGCCCACCACCCGCTTGGCGGCTTGCCAATGGAAACCTTCTCGCACGGGTTGATGTCGGGTATCGGCCACCCCGTCTTGGGGTTTGACCACCTGTTCTTTGTGGCGCTGATGGGCGTTGCCGCGCTCTTTACCGGGGTAAAGCGTCTGGCCCCTGCGGCCTATATCCTCGCCATGATGGCGGGCGTGCTGATCGTATCGTTCGGCGGCGCGGTGCCGATGGTTGAAACCGTGATCGCGATTTCCTTGCTTGCTCTGGGGGGCATCGTGCTGTCTGGCCGCGCCATGTCGCTGCCGCTGGCCGCTGTTGTCTTCGCCGGCTTCGGCCTGTTCCACGGCGCCGCCTTCGGTGGCCCGATCGCCGAACAAGAAGCCGCCATGGGCAGCGGCGTTCTGATCGGCTACCTGATCGGCCTCGCCGTCATTCAATACGCCATCGCCCTCGCCGCTGGCTGGATCGCCGAAACCCTGTTCAACGCAACCGAAGCCACCGCAGTGAACGCCCGCCTCGCCGGGGCCATGGTGGCCGGCGTCGGCGTCTTCCTCACCCTCGAGGTGGTCGAAGGCCCGATCCTCAGCGCGCTGTTTGGCGTCTGA
- a CDS encoding GNAT family N-acetyltransferase: protein MIIVEPSSPTAPDTRTLLQASHALMQSLFPADTCHFLDLEALAADTVHLFAARSGAETLGTGALKTYPGYGEVKSMFTTPAARGRGVADALLRQIEDTARALSLPLLRLETGTGLDAAHRLYERHGFAYRGPFGDYHASDYSLFMEKPLT from the coding sequence ATGATCATCGTCGAACCCTCCTCGCCCACGGCCCCCGACACCCGCACCCTGCTGCAAGCGTCCCATGCGCTGATGCAAAGCCTCTTTCCCGCCGACACCTGCCACTTCCTCGACCTCGAGGCGCTCGCCGCCGATACCGTCCACCTTTTCGCCGCCCGCTCGGGCGCCGAAACCCTCGGCACCGGTGCGCTCAAAACCTACCCCGGCTACGGCGAGGTCAAATCCATGTTCACCACCCCCGCCGCCCGTGGCCGCGGCGTCGCCGACGCCCTCCTGCGTCAGATCGAAGACACCGCCCGCGCCCTCTCCCTGCCCCTGCTGCGCCTCGAAACCGGCACCGGCCTCGATGCCGCCCACCGCCTCTATGAACGCCACGGCTTTGCCTATCGCGGCCCGTTCGGCGATTATCACGCAAGCGACTATTCCCTCTTTATGGAAAAACCCCTCACCTAA